From Kangiella sp. TOML190, one genomic window encodes:
- a CDS encoding aldo/keto reductase, which translates to MKRRTFTQALLALGASSAFAKAKTISDAASKQMLANKIPSTGELIPVIGLGTNKNLNIDLSSKELPERLQLVKTFFDLGGEMLDSSPMYGSSEEVIGYCLEQLGYPKKLFSATKVWTRGKQAGIEQMQESLRLWRLKSFDLMQIHNLVDWKLHLKTLRQWKQVGLINYLGITTYAGREHQALIEIMKTEPLDFVQITYNIRDRKVEKYLLPLALDKGIAIIVNRPFKELFGYTKGKQLPSYATELGCNTWAQFYLKFAISHPAVTCAIPATSKIKHLKDNMAAGTGLLPDDKLRQEMINTCERYL; encoded by the coding sequence ATGAAAAGACGAACTTTTACACAGGCTTTGCTCGCTTTAGGCGCTAGCTCAGCTTTTGCTAAAGCAAAGACCATTAGCGATGCGGCTAGCAAGCAAATGCTGGCCAATAAAATCCCTTCAACAGGCGAGCTGATCCCTGTTATAGGTTTGGGTACCAATAAAAATCTGAATATTGATTTATCATCGAAAGAGTTACCCGAAAGACTTCAACTGGTAAAAACATTTTTTGATTTAGGCGGTGAAATGCTTGATTCGTCTCCTATGTACGGCAGCTCAGAAGAGGTTATTGGCTACTGCCTAGAACAATTAGGCTATCCCAAAAAACTCTTTTCTGCTACTAAAGTTTGGACTCGCGGCAAACAAGCAGGAATCGAGCAAATGCAAGAGTCTCTGCGTTTATGGCGATTAAAGTCATTTGATTTGATGCAAATCCACAATTTGGTGGACTGGAAACTTCACCTCAAAACTTTGCGCCAATGGAAACAAGTGGGCTTGATTAACTACTTGGGTATTACCACTTACGCAGGTCGGGAACACCAAGCACTAATCGAGATCATGAAAACCGAGCCTTTGGACTTTGTGCAAATCACCTATAACATTCGTGATCGTAAAGTTGAAAAGTATTTGTTGCCCTTAGCTTTAGACAAAGGCATTGCGATTATCGTTAACCGTCCTTTTAAGGAACTGTTTGGTTATACTAAAGGGAAGCAGTTGCCAAGCTATGCTACTGAACTCGGTTGCAATACCTGGGCACAATTTTATCTAAAGTTTGCCATTTCGCACCCAGCGGTCACTTGCGCCATTCCTGCCACCAGTAAAATTAAACACTTAAAAGATAATATGGCTGCTGGTACTGGCTTATTACCCGATGATAAACTGCGTCAAGAGATGATTAATACTTGTGAACGTTACTTGTGA
- a CDS encoding PhzF family phenazine biosynthesis protein: protein MKSRVELLAIARVFFDDEHQGTQAAIFATESKISDRQAVKLVQKLKKPAAVFVEKQSLRSSPKLSIYNAQQQIQWCGHGLLAAACYLKKHSHSQHLQQLELAAGLVAIEDNKQQLWLGFEPLAIEASEVEPEVFAMFSPAPYQIAKVGGDQGYSILEWHPADDLKQVRVDFKGFSRITNRAIIATQAANDGFDFKLRYFAPQHGIDEDPATGSANRVLATYWQQRLGKSHFVAEQLSDSGAVILSKIEKNKVWISGKVDFLDG, encoded by the coding sequence GTGAAGTCTAGGGTAGAGCTACTTGCCATTGCCCGAGTGTTTTTTGATGACGAGCATCAGGGTACGCAGGCGGCAATTTTTGCAACCGAATCGAAAATTAGTGATCGTCAAGCTGTCAAACTTGTCCAAAAGCTCAAGAAGCCTGCCGCGGTTTTTGTCGAAAAACAATCCTTAAGATCCAGTCCAAAACTCAGTATTTATAATGCGCAGCAGCAGATTCAATGGTGTGGCCATGGTCTATTAGCAGCTGCTTGTTATCTAAAAAAACATAGCCACAGTCAGCACTTGCAACAGCTTGAATTAGCTGCTGGTTTGGTGGCGATCGAAGATAATAAGCAGCAACTATGGCTGGGATTTGAGCCTTTAGCGATCGAAGCCAGTGAGGTTGAGCCTGAGGTTTTTGCAATGTTTTCCCCAGCGCCTTATCAAATAGCCAAGGTAGGCGGCGATCAAGGTTATTCTATTTTAGAGTGGCATCCAGCGGATGACCTTAAGCAAGTGAGGGTTGATTTTAAGGGGTTTTCGAGAATAACCAATAGAGCTATCATCGCCACTCAAGCTGCCAATGATGGCTTTGATTTTAAATTGCGTTATTTTGCGCCGCAGCATGGCATTGATGAAGATCCTGCAACCGGATCCGCCAATCGGGTGTTAGCAACTTATTGGCAGCAAAGATTAGGCAAAAGCCACTTTGTTGCTGAGCAGCTTTCTGATTCTGGTGCCGTGATATTGAGTAAAATCGAAAAGAATAAAGTATGGATTAGTGGTAAAGTAGACTTTTTAGACGGTTAG
- a CDS encoding DUF4407 domain-containing protein: MSDTIQEEKALEGQEAQAKQDSLFFRFISFLSLTDSQVLASCGRYDRMLAYAMVFRQIVTFAFTFLLFSYGVSLFLGTTAAVIAGFIFALTLFFLDQAIIGSDWALRNPFKNGLPFRSLLGLIPRIIYSLIIAIGLATLAEISLQSSAIDEQIQKESNQNNKEYFSRLAAYEKELDTSIDVDKKRVADLGVQIDALRSQINSYKATEQSSDPDVVQNNLTVKQTNLSELQKSQQVLIAEIAGINERIAQARQDYNYWFNEALLERTGRDGRAPTEGPKYRRAVKTYTDLETQIAVLELSLADAKSKLAALNPDIDSATSAVNEVQKESNILAEGVANFESNQTSLSRLEESIALAKVELANQIEQKQIKLDEYRVTLENDGLFYEVKTGFLRRYLGLQSIHNDPEIGQAAILFSWLLKIFFIAIELMPVIIKLFFSPFSFYSLKMYRKMHIALLEEKTKLEVAEEEHKRSREERLDKARDFETVSF; this comes from the coding sequence ATGTCTGATACTATCCAAGAAGAAAAGGCGCTTGAGGGGCAAGAGGCTCAAGCAAAGCAAGATTCCTTATTTTTTCGTTTTATTTCCTTTTTGTCGCTAACCGATTCACAAGTACTGGCTTCATGTGGTCGATACGATCGTATGTTGGCTTATGCCATGGTTTTTCGGCAAATCGTCACGTTTGCCTTTACCTTTTTGCTCTTTTCCTACGGTGTTTCTTTATTCTTAGGAACAACTGCTGCGGTTATAGCCGGATTTATTTTTGCGTTAACCCTATTTTTTCTCGATCAGGCAATAATAGGTTCTGATTGGGCGCTCCGAAATCCCTTTAAAAATGGTTTACCCTTTCGTAGTTTGCTCGGGCTTATTCCACGAATTATTTATTCGCTAATCATCGCTATTGGTTTGGCGACTTTGGCAGAGATTAGTTTGCAGTCATCAGCTATCGATGAACAAATCCAAAAAGAGTCAAATCAAAATAATAAAGAGTATTTCTCCCGATTAGCGGCTTATGAAAAAGAGCTGGATACTTCGATTGATGTGGACAAAAAGCGGGTTGCAGATCTAGGCGTGCAAATTGATGCACTACGGAGCCAAATCAACAGCTACAAAGCCACCGAGCAATCTTCCGATCCGGACGTGGTGCAAAATAACCTTACGGTGAAGCAGACCAATTTGAGCGAGCTACAAAAATCCCAACAAGTGTTAATTGCTGAAATTGCGGGTATTAATGAGCGCATCGCGCAAGCGCGACAGGATTATAATTATTGGTTTAATGAAGCCTTATTAGAAAGAACTGGTCGAGACGGTAGAGCACCCACCGAAGGGCCTAAATATCGTCGAGCAGTTAAAACCTATACCGATCTTGAAACGCAGATTGCAGTATTAGAGCTCAGTTTGGCTGACGCTAAATCTAAACTTGCGGCACTAAACCCAGATATTGATTCAGCAACTTCTGCGGTGAATGAGGTGCAAAAGGAAAGTAATATTTTGGCAGAAGGAGTGGCTAATTTTGAGTCCAATCAAACCAGTTTGAGCCGACTAGAAGAATCTATTGCTTTGGCTAAAGTGGAGCTTGCTAACCAGATTGAGCAAAAACAGATAAAGCTCGACGAATATAGAGTAACTTTAGAAAATGATGGTTTGTTTTATGAGGTTAAAACCGGTTTTTTAAGACGCTACTTAGGTTTGCAAAGTATCCATAATGATCCAGAAATTGGTCAAGCAGCGATTCTATTTAGTTGGCTGCTAAAAATATTTTTCATTGCGATTGAGCTGATGCCGGTTATTATTAAGTTATTCTTCAGTCCTTTTAGTTTTTATTCGCTAAAAATGTATCGAAAAATGCACATAGCGTTACTAGAAGAAAAAACCAAGTTGGAAGTCGCTGAAGAAGAACACAAGCGTTCGCGCGAAGAGCGGCTAGATAAGGCGCGTGATTTCGAGACGGTATCTTTCTGA